Proteins from a single region of Xiphophorus maculatus strain JP 163 A unplaced genomic scaffold, X_maculatus-5.0-male Unplaced_Scaffold_BN000175F, whole genome shotgun sequence:
- the LOC106699732 gene encoding gastrula zinc finger protein XlCGF57.1-like, with product MEAVSNPEDQLQRLDFQQMLLVKEALPEGRSPAVDLPDPESLQIKEEQEEPWPSMKEETDASWFPVTTVIRKTEEDEEEKPVSSQQTGDTDLPVSYSVDLGKLETEEEDWRNLDCNADRSSSDTDVSEDNEGNLNGPDSQLENFSLRCLFNKKYTMKKNLKSTRESQMDLKCFSCNECGKSFLRENLLKIHVRIHTGEKPFSCELCGQRFIQKSNLNRHMRFHTGEKPFGCHLCGQTFSWKSSLDCHMRIHTGEKPFSCDFCGQRFGEKSVLNTHMRIHTGDKPFSCDVCEQRFNQRSHLKRHMRVHTGEKPFCCEICGQRFGDKSVLNIHMGNHTGDKPFGCHVCGERFSRKCILDRHMRIHTREKPFNCDLCGKRFSHKSAVNIHRRIHTGENPFCCQTCGKRFSRKSVLESHMRIHTGEQPFRCDVCGQRCNERAHLKKHMRIHTGEKPFGCDVCGKSFRDKSHFKSHMRVHTGEKPFSCDICGKRFSDKSDSNNHMKIHTGEKLFACELCGQRFRRKPCLNIHMRIHTGEKPFGCDFCGKTFRQKSYLKIHMRIHTGDKPFSCDVCGKKFNSKSNLKSHMKIHTGAETVHM from the coding sequence ACTTTCAGCAGATGCTGCTGGTTAAGGAAGCGCTTCCTGAAGGACGGAGTCCTGCTGTGGACTTGCCGGATCCAGAGTCGCTCCAGAtaaaggaggagcaggaggaaccCTGGCCCAGTATGAAGGAGGAGACTGATGCCAGCTGGTTTCCAGTAACCACAGTCATCAGGAAGACTGAGGAAGACGAGGAAGAAAAACCTGTTTCCTCACAGCAAACGGGGGACACAGATCTTCCAGTCAGCTATTCAGTTGACCTGGGGAAGTTAGAAACTGAGGAAGAAGACTGGAGGAACCTGGATTGTAATGCAGATAGAAGCTCTTCAGATACGGATGTCAGTGAGGATAATGAGGGAAATTTGAACGGTCCTGATTCTCAGCtggaaaacttttctttaaggtgtttgtttaacaaaaaatatacaatgaAGAAGAATTTGAAATCAACAAGGGAATCCCAAAtggatctgaaatgttttagctGTAATGAATGTGGCAAGAGCTTCCTGAGGGAAAATCTTCTAAAAATACACGTGAGAATCCATACAGGGGAGAAACCATTTAGTTGTGAACTTTGTGGTCAAAGATTTATACAAAAATCCAACTTGAACAGACACATGAGATTCCACACAGGGGAGAAACCGTTTGGGTGTCATCTCTGTGGACAGACCTTTAGTTGGAAGTCTAGTTTAGATTGtcacatgagaatccacacaggagagaaaccattcagctgtgactTCTGTGGACAAAGATTTGGTGAGAAATCGGTTCTAAACActcacatgaggattcacactggagACAAACCATTtagctgtgatgtttgtgaACAAAGATTTAACCAAAGATCACATCTAAAAAGACACATGAGAGTCCACACTGGAGAAAAACCATTTTGCTGTGAGATCTGTGGACAACGATTTGGTGATAAATCAGTGTTAAACATTCACATGGGAAACCATACGGGAGACAAACCATTTGGTTGTCATGTTTGTGGAGAGCGATTTAGTCGAAAGTGTATTTTAGACAGacacatgagaatccacacaCGAGAGAAACCTTTTAACTGTGATCTTTGTGGGAAAAGATTTAGCCACAAGTCAGCTGTGAATATCCACAGGAGAATCCATACAGGTGAAAACCCATTTTGTTgtcaaacatgtggaaaaagatttAGTCGCAAGTCAGTTCTAGAGAGtcacatgagaatccacactGGAGAACAACCTTTCAGATGTGATGTTTGTGGACAAAGATGCAACGAAagagcacatttaaaaaagcacatgagaatccacacaggagAAAAACCATTTGGTTGTGACGTCTGTGGAAAAAGCTTTAGAGATAAATCGCATTTCAAGAGTCACATGAGGGTCCACACGGGAGAGAAACCATTTAGTTGTGATATTTGTGGAAAGAGATTTAGTGATAAATCAGATTCCAATAATCACATGAAAATCCACACAGGAGAAAAACTATTTGCGTGTGAGCTTTGTGGACAAAGATTTAGACGAAAACCCTGTTTGAACATtcacatgagaatccacacaggagagaaaccttttggttgtgatttttgtggGAAAACATTTCGacaaaaatcttatttaaaaatccacatgagaattcacacaggagACAAACCATTTAGTTGTGATGTTTGTGGGAAAAAATTTAacagcaagtcaaatttaaaaagcCACATGAAGATTCACACAGGAGCGGAAACTGTTCACATGTGA